The sequence below is a genomic window from Acropora palmata chromosome 5, jaAcrPala1.3, whole genome shotgun sequence.
AACTGTGTGGAATGCTTAGGGGTGGTATTCAATTCTCTCTTTTCTTTAGCATTGTCTTGACTAAAAATGTTGAAGAGTAGATTGCTTGTCCTTCTCATAGATTCATCACTTTTAATTTAGGTTGTAGAAATTGTTGGAACACCAGCGCAATGTACTGAAGCCAATCTCAGCATCCACAGAACAATGCGTTCGGAAACAGATCCAGTGAAGAGAGGGTAAGAGCAATGTTGACGCTATTACCACAAGGCCTCAGAACTTAAAAAGGTGGATAACCAGGGCATGAAATTACAcctaatacagtcgccaatgcgTCTAAAATTATCTAActggcgaccaagattcaaaagttagtagccaagttggcgaccagaaCTCTTTGGGTTTTGTATATCTtaccttgatgttttttgcaattaaaTAAAGCTTTAATGGTGCGAATGATGAGGTCTGTTAAGGAAAATAGTCACGAATTGCTACAAACTGAGCATgtcaacatccgccatcttggattttcctAATGTTGCGTTGTATATTGTGAAATTAAATGTCCCTTTTGCTAACAATGTATATTGCGGGCTCACAACATTCTGTACTTTTCCAACCGTGGCGACACCTTCCACGTGCTCTCATTTGgctttatttaaatttaaaatgagcAGTGACAGTGATCGGGAAGAgttatttaaaatattgacTGCGTGTACAACCGTGACCAAGGACAACGTTTTAGAATTCTTGTGgggtttggaaaaaaaaatacgtcAATGCGAAGCAGTTTTTTCGCACTTTGCCGCTCCGTGGTCACGTTGGATTGCCGACAGAGAAAATGGCAATGTCACTGGTGCCAGAAGATCTACCTTTGGAGCCAGAAATAGCAGACATTATGTTCAGTTGAGAAATCTTGTTGTTCAGTAGAAATAGGTCACAACTATACACTAGTTGAAAGTTGCTAGATTCCCTTTAAACTCTGTGAATTCCAGTGTGTCAGTTGACAGAAATTGCAATCAGCGTTGTCAAGAAGGGGCATGTAATGCTGGAAAATTCAGTCTGTTAAtcattattagtaaatttttagctcaggataacgattttccagttttctgattggttccctaagcccatgatatgagccattatcgttaagtgtgaccaaataaggaaaaactgatggcgaatttcttgtgctgaaattttggagatcggaaaaagttttttcgcggcgtcttcggtaaagaaaatgtcacgatttgaggaggtttcacccgaagaaatcaagagaattgctttaaaatttactaaaacagttattcttctcggacttgcccgatatgagctgataataaccaattCGGCCTatggcctcgttggttatatatatatcagctcatatctggcgcgtcctcgaagaataactgttaattattaatggcTTGATAATACTGAAAATAGCATTAAAATAGTTCAGATAACTCAGGTAGATACTTAAAGCTTAAAGCAtgattttgcttctcattggttgatgAACTAGCATGAGACCTGTAAGCCTTCTCATTGGACTGggatttttctttgaaaagagcAATGTAAAGTAGTTTGTGAACCCAGTATCAAGCCTGGGCCATACTCCTTCATCGCTTGTTCTTGGATCAAACCATTACCTACTTTCCCCTCTTTCATAGCATGAAGAGAAGTGAAGGTTTCAAAAACAAGTATCTATTACAGACAAGTGTAGAGAATAAGTAAAGTGGTTAAAACTTGTTGAGGTGATGGGCACTTTAAGCTGTACTTCATTGAGCACTGCaaccagccaatcagattgcataAATTCCTGAAGTAGTTGTATTGAGACATAccatttacataataattattgtatctTGTTGCTTCatgtttatttcaaattgtttaacaatttcttctttgtcCCTTGCAGGTCTGTGGTCACTATGCGTATACTAGTTCATTGTGGCATTGTTGCTCGTGTAATTGGTTAGTAACTGTTTTTGAAGGATCTGTTCTCAAACTTCTCTAAAAgcgttttgttgtgttgtaATGGTTAATGTGATAAATAGCTGAGAAATACAGCAGTGTAGACTATGTATACACGCAAAGCTTTAGTGTGTCAGGTTGTGTAGCTAAAGCCATTGAAAAGCATTTGAAAGCAACCTGTAAAGGATGCAAGCAGTCACATTTCAGACTGCCCTGTTTCCTGTTCGAAGGCAATGACAATTAGGGAGAGGGTAGGCCTTTTTAGTTATGTTACTTGTTCTCTGACCACGTTATGTCTTTCAGGAAGAGGTCATCACCATCTTACCAATATTACAGACACAACTAAAGTTACCTCTGTTAGAGCATTCAAGTAAGTTTAGCTGCCAGTTATCCAAGTTTATTGTCTGTTGGATGTTAACCTGCTCTTAAGTTAATGTACAATTAGCAAGGTGGACCAATGCCATGTCTGGAATCAAAATATGGCTAAAAATAACATTAGttttgtcaatttgttttagaatttaagaattaatagaacaaaacagtttttaatTCTATGGCCTTGTTGATAACAACCCTTATTGTACTACAGAATGTTAAACATGTGTTAAAATTACCtctaatagagagctttaaaTCTGAGACTGAGAATGCAGACGAGTAcaagtttgtttgcttggtcaTAGTCCAGGTGGGTAGTAATCTGTGACACGTAACACAAGAGTGAAACTTGTCTTTGGCCAGTTGTTGACATTAAAGTTTTAAGGAAAAGTCGTCTCCACAAACAATGGGATTTACAAAGGTGAATTTTGTACTTCCAAGCAAAAATCGTCTTTGTCAAGGTGTCATCTGTATACAGCATTACTGCAGTTGAAACACAGAggttttctttggaaacaggtaaaaaaaaaagcgtaaAGAACGTGAAACTGGTTCTCTTCGATATACAGGAACAAAACGTGAGCGCaaagctgaggaggaaaaAAACTGTACCAGACCTGGTGGTCAAAACTCGTACTTGCCTTCGTTCTTGCTCTTGGATCTAAAGCTCTCCATTTAAGGTTTTTCTTATGGATTTCTGGGTTGATTCATGAAGTGGAATGTGGGTTACTTGTCTTGTCTCTAAAAGGATGTTGATAAGAAGACTGTAATGCTTTTCAAGTGTGTTCAAATGGCTGTTTTGACCAAGAGCCAGAATCTTCCACCAAAATAAATTAACCAGGAGATTTTTAGCTCCAGAAGAACTTTATTTTGTATCGTTGGTATCTAAgtgatttttgttgtttgacaCGTATTGCACGGCTTCCTTTGCAGGGAAGATTACAATCCTTTCAATCACATGGACAGAGTTATAACAATACAGTTTAAACTCCCACCTGAAGCCGATTCATCCCTTGATGAAGAGACTATGCTAAACCAACACGAAGAGGATGCCCTGAGAAAATGTAGTGAGGCAGAAAGTATGGTCAATGCCAAagctcatttttgttttaaaaagatTATGGAGGTTTGTATTGATGTTCATTTGAGAATTTTTCAGTGGCTGGTCAAGATGTCAAACCtgtatgataattattttttcaaatacaTGTATCAGAGAATTTGCCCTTAATTCTGGTTAAGATCATCTCTTCCCATTGCTACTACATGTTGATTTATACATGTCATGTAAATGCTCTGTAATGAATATGTTGTGCAGTTTATGAAGTATAGAATGCTTTGTGTGCTatgtatgaaataaaatgatcaTATATTATTTTGTATCCAATGCAAGGAAGAGTGGAGTTTGCAAAAGAATAGCTTTGGATTGAACCCTTCTCATAAATGCCATGCAGTGACTTTTATTGGCAGTCACCGCACCTGTTCTCAAGAAGCGAAACTTGAATATCCATTGTCTCTTAATTTGGCAAGATTCCTCTTTACtgtcatgtaaaaaaaatttaatgaagtGCTCTCCCTTTACCTCCCACAGAACCGTGCAGCTTCACAGCAGTACTATATGCCACCTCAGCAAGGTCCATGGCCTCCAATGGGTGGCCCCTTGCAGAGTCCACCACCTGTAAGTAAAGGCAAATTATTGTACATTTTGGAGGTCATTATGTTCATTTTTGAACTTGAATCAGTCCAAAGAGCTTACAGCTTGTCTACTATTTATCTGTATAATGTTATTTGGGACCACAAACCATATTAATTATTGGAGTTTTGCAGTTTGTTGAGGAAATGATGGCTGCCCCTGTCAAGAGCAATGGCTGGCTGGCTGGCATGATGTCGTGTGTTGTGCTCATGTTAAATGGTGCCTTCCCACTAACTACTTTGTTACCAACAAATCTTGTGAAATGGGACCTGTGCTTTCCAACCTTTTCCAGATTATTTTCATTGCCAGCAATTATGATTTCTTCTTAGTTATGTAAAGACCTTGATGCAGTTAAGGATTGGAGCCAGGAACCTCTTGCATTCATTGTTTTACTGAGCTTTCTGCGTTTGTAGTTGCCTTGTATGATATCTTCAATATGGAGACCTTTTGAAGATCATTCTCTACTAGGGTTGCCAATGAGATATATTCTATtggattagaaaaaaaatgttacttaGTTAATGGATAATAACAAATTATCATTGAGcgaaaataattctttttgtcTTGTGGTAAATAATTCTTTGACATACTTCTTTGCAGAACCAACCCTTTGTTCCAAACTGGTTTCAAGGATTATTTGGAAATGTTTCCCAAGGATATATGCATCTTGCACATGTAAGTGTTCCTGTGTTTGTATCTTCTGTTAAACTGTGATGTTAGTGTATCTTACAACACAAGAAAGCATTCTACAGGTTTTGTATGTCAAAAGTCTTCAGTCTATCACTTTGTATTGGTGTTTGCgttgttgtttatttaacAATACAGCCATTTATAGTGGTGCTGCAGCATGCAAAGCGTGCCAGTGAAGCACCATTGCTAAGAAAAATTGGTATTCCATCAAGCCTAGAAAATTTGGTAATGACGTCACCGTAGGGACATCCTTCTTCCGTACAGTCtctcgggggggggggggggggcatcTCAATGTCACCTGTGATCTGGGGTGTTCTCAATTAATACATTTCATATACCTCTTGAGCTCACTCTCACTTCAAAATTAGGCTAAATCAGGACGAGTTAGCACTCATAACAAGAATGGAATTATCAAGTAAAATACAAGGGCTCAACTGTGTAGCTTGCCTTAGTCCTCATGTTATGATGTGATTACATGAAATTCTCGTATTTGAACCGCTCCTACTTAAGTAGCACTTCTAACTGCGAGGAGCATACACATACAATTTGTATGCAGCTATTGTACACAAAGCCAGAATTCCTAACTCTTGTGAGCTGGAACTGTGTACTCTAAATTGAATCCTATTACTGGTATGTACAACAAGTTGAAAGAAGTGAGATACTGTTCTTGGGGAAGTATAAAGGGGGCAGTGTATGCTCTTCAATGGTTTACAGTAgcgtgcttagttgcctggcctttgtaTGAAAATGAGGTCGGAggtgagcttgttttgatagaaacctccctgcttttcttggGTAAATTCCTACTAAGTAGCaggagaacagcatcattggCATAAGAAAGCAGGGAGATTtatatcaaaacaaggtcacctccaacCTTATTTTCATACAAAGGCCAGGGAACTAAGCAGGCAAATTGCAAGCAAATGTAAAATAGTCTATGAGAAGATCCTCCCTTGTGTGTTCCAAATGAACCTggggcaaaaaaaaagtttgattttgttcattttgtgaATACAAGAGATCctattttgacttttttttttcttttttcttcaggtTCCAGTTAAAATTCACCTTACCTTCCCATCTAAGTTTGCGGGCCCCTTGATCGGCAAACAGGCCTCTAACTTAGCCCACATAAAGAAGTTTAGTGGAGCCAGTAAAATCCATGTCTTCCCAAAGGATCGCGAAGCACCTGAGAGATACATAGAGATCATTGGCACTCCTCTCCAACAATATTTTGTGAGTCTTCTATTGTTAACCTTATATTGCATTTCCCTGTTTAATTCTAAAAATCGTAGACAAAAGTACTTCAATGGCGACTTATTGTtgccttggaaaaaaaagtgttgtaCCGTGGACCGCGGagacatttttaaaaagtggtAGGGACCACTGTTTTGccatgcgaaatgttcacttccggtttcctTCCACAGCTCtaaacgtcgcttgcttaagctctctaatttGTCGTTCATGACAATGTTAGagctgttttcaaatgactgtcgaacgTAATCGCTCGACTGCAATTGCTACGCcaagtgattggcttaaaaatctcgcgctTGTTTTTCATCCAATAAGAAGCAAACCgcccaaaaccaatcgcaccctGTATGCGCGCcttttttcccgcgctttgagcaagttgcAGGCAATTAcgtctgattggttcatcgtgctttttgttcctgttgcGATTGGTCGGAGTTATTATTATGGTATTGGTTTTTtgactttcatttgaaaaccgctccaagAATGCCTTTCACCTTTTACTCTTCAGGCTCAACACTGTGTCTACTGTAAACTTGCTGAAGAAGGATATAAGACAAACTCTGGGGATAATGTTGGtgaactgaaactgaaaacagaaatttttgtACCTCTGAAAGGCGGTAGTAAGGACCAGCCCAACTTAATAGGAAGATTCATTGGAAAAGAAGGCCATAATGTAAGTGACGAATCGACAAATTGAAGTCAGTTTTCTCCTTATCCACCTGTCCGCTTTTTGAGGGTAAAATTTAGTCATAACATGGTTGAAGTGTCCTTGTCCGCGATGAAAAATTTAGAAATCAATTTCATCATATGATGTaattaatacatgaaatttcatgtgtttgaACTGTGGctggaaacaatttcaacgttgatgatcttcgcagttatgatgtactccaggtgatctggtgacgtaatttggaggactgggaagaaaaattttaacgccgtatcccacaactgcgcgcggccttaggtgttgtttccaaactccctgcagcatttccatcgccaaaactcaacagatcattccgtgtctaccacatttcctgttactgaatgaacattcaagtagacccgacgagctctaacctcgtctctgccatgttgaattcgaaataatgccgcgcgcggttgtgggatacggcgttaaaatttttcatcccagtcctccgagttacgtcaccagatcacctggctacttgagcagtagcaaaaaaaaaaaaaaaaaaagaaaggcctgaacgaGACTTGAACCCTAACCTTCacgatgctggtgcagtgctctgtcaagttgacaaattttgacAAAGGTTAGACGTAGTTTCCTCTGAGCAAAATTTAAAGGACTATTTCTTTGTAGACTAGAATTAAGAAAAGAGGCACTTGCTGTTATTACaggtgttgttttgttcaagGCTGCACGCAGACGGGGCTAATAGACCTCTTTTcgatttaacaaattgacgtcagtttttcatgcgtctgtcctgttattgatcatgaatttcgtcataacattgtcaaagtagctgtggatccactCGGtatcgcctcgtggatccGCATCATTCgcctcgctctcttattggctaatcgaaaaaacggacgctttctattggttaaaaagtgacagatcgacttttcaaattttctgctctcgctcgttgcgtcaatatcgcataaattctaaatttcatgtgtctgtccgcttattgacaataaaaattagccaatgagcgcgcgaggattcttaagttattgtaaaaaacaaaatcgacaagcgaaaaaggtctagtGGATCAGTGCAGTGGAGAATGACTCGTTAGCCTCGTTtttgtgtcaaaaccgctgtCAACTTTAGGAACCACCATTTctctgaaaaattttttttcatatatctTTTGATAGGTGAAAGA
It includes:
- the LOC141882204 gene encoding insulin-like growth factor 2 mRNA-binding protein 2 — its product is MEYSGREEPQGAVGPSLEQVTAQFSYLGEDELLDERESQSPDSARRNGSRSGKRSRRNRQRTDSNDQDYFIRVLVPHNMVGAIIGKEGKKIKDLTDKTGTDITVHKKDEKGYIEKVVEIVGTPAQCTEANLSIHRTMRSETDPVKRGSVVTMRILVHCGIVARVIGRGHHHLTNITDTTKVTSVRAFKEDYNPFNHMDRVITIQFKLPPEADSSLDEETMLNQHEEDALRKCSEAESMVNAKAHFCFKKIMENRAASQQYYMPPQQGPWPPMGGPLQSPPPNQPFVPNWFQGLFGNVSQGYMHLAHVPVKIHLTFPSKFAGPLIGKQASNLAHIKKFSGASKIHVFPKDREAPERYIEIIGTPLQQYFAQHCVYCKLAEEGYKTNSGDNVGELKLKTEIFVPLKGGSKDQPNLIGRFIGKEGHNVKELQKQTGVRIKVVAGDENTENKEAVILIEESFASGQRAQMQILDAIARCQSPPPRRQAPYS